A window of the Vespula vulgaris chromosome 6, iyVesVulg1.1, whole genome shotgun sequence genome harbors these coding sequences:
- the LOC127064655 gene encoding axotactin isoform X1, which translates to MTRREKRIFGILVLLNVLGEVPANLTASSESESIEETIAITTTKKPIPERCLVKQDQGPCKHYVHKWSFHKSDGKCKIFPYGGCLGNENRFNSEAECLHYCVGGPDHTLPPYLVTKGSVFVTTSVPTSSTPPTTTSSTPRPTFAPPQPTRPPVPKEKRGKELTFMESGYEKTFMFAQSNTFIQLDGSGIKTFQLRLCREISFKFRTKLPHGLLVYHSVKDRPESLEPYALYVIVEKGQLKVVHVFGKKSTSLTVGEGLNRDEWHSVLVRIDVHGAKLIARVDEKQAETSLEVLERVVNYGVSEELASVVLIGGLSSEERLHGVKYIIESFVGCIRDMVLSSGKSASDLLPILPLIATKHENVKEGCIDKCWTRENLCFMSDQCVNHYNSLTCDCFGTKYEGERCDVYTATILTLRGSSYVSFRVYDWKDRVHSSVNKISLAFKTKFDDSALFYASGEIDGTPHYVAASIMNGSVYVELDFGHDSKIAAVLGDYVTSDHWNNLTIFHNGSLIFVSLDEEVKVLEIPGENYNMIIDPEIYIGGGPELHKKKGLVSYNNFVGSLKYVFFNDKSIIYELKRSNPMVHYIGVLEPEYYEADVEVIPITYPFAGSHIWWPIEKTDSLKLNFDFKSSKPIAVVASGDVKSNRGLGYWELRLVNDEIRFQLIPVSIENITVSTAVKFPTYNTSWHAVELNYTKGELNILIDYRNKQSKLFAMTFELGDKVIIGSGKGNAGLVGCMRDIQVNGQKIEPRYIINTERVVGEVALDNCQFVDPCKRPNTCEHGGKCSVKEDRITCDCTDTGYIGKNCHFADNKKTCEELALLGYTQDDVYTIDIDGNGRFPPASVKCEFQSIEDSTKTIVEHNLPSQVDVRSISESDFSFSIKYRQFTAEMLQELISHSLYCSQYVKYDCYKAPLELHSATWFLGSKGTTVDYIGNVNRGSCPCGMNRTCVSSNLSCNCDVSSGNAGKWLSDEGYYETPDALGITGMVFLQQRDLEEDAQGRITLGPLECVETNTQKYVVTFTTSQSYIEVPGWRKGDIAFSFRTTGEKAILLYQPPIRSNYPSFMVALTSEYRLTFNFTLNTGTIRDLEVNSQRKLNNGEWQKIWIDYNDYHVRFMINTDYEMVDLLPEEEFGPFEGSMFIGGATAEHLKTSSVRQGLIGCFRGLVVNGEILDIHSYMSVHLSEIIKDCKPSCQPNKCQNGARCVELWSNFECVCENRWAHQGTFCETNINNKALTFTSPGAFLKKNYFGSDDDGEKILLKSMFERNILINLRTYDTHSLILYANDHLNNFVHLYISNGTSIVYLFNAGNEIKNITVQHSGVNTGISVQIAIIHGEKSTTLHVNDYNITLNATPILLDSYSNKPWINPEKEVLAPQRPPAPPTDYFQMNLGGFDPDDLLRVGKEGNLTQGYVGCLRGLMIGEYHVDLPNLASEANHEGSKGVLPNCQMKCDAMPCKNLGICTEDFGRQESSCNCELTSYFGEHCADEKGADFSGESVLQREFDLEGEVKQVKVQLAFSTNELRQRTTALLLLQTENKRSYYLLVALTSEGQLIFEEDTEGVAYGVRLNDRNFLNGARHSVYYVRENNTTMLLIDREHVQLLPIPILSLGDYYDTPGSTEIQLGGLNTTDSRFAAYKGYTGCLSNVVISINGGPIMKPLEEYMLFTKQGSETVRATIPAGVRSAQCAVFHAQPRGLEPQRNDSVGHDRGWVEDPPERILYKSQYSDATQEEQDAGTYIFIALCCLFVGAVIGCIYEVWRSARKDRRRRRSAAAAASKSPSPSGSQRWQPQQYTDSLVTTTGIKTIGFKITDDEKRPNGTHMKATAKEYKPLPNTEPKELMNDKKVHIKADEEPEKKELLGVNTGIVNKPPKPNPFSMEDLREEPELEECEEEEDENEEKTELTEEDDQEEQDEDNKKDDDEEEEEKEEEEEEEGEEEKDDSQEDEVLLKSVRDTSRRMSLIDNPLLNEEKGLLQTNFSVTGINEIKTECIPTINNVNTNASQTTTNIKKDPPKRPMSLDLSVPIVFKKPHGEARFEKVTARLIDPRDNMFKT; encoded by the exons ATGACCAGACGCGAGAAGAGGATCTTCGGGATCCTTGTCTTGCTGAACGTCCTTGGAGAGGTTCCAGCGAATCTCACAGCCTCCTCGGAATCAGAATCGATCGAGGAGACAATAGCAATCACTACGACGAAGAAACCAATACCAGAGAGATGCCTTGTGAAACAGGATCAAGGACCTTGCAAGCATTACGTACATAAGTGGTCTTTTCATAAAAGCGATGGGAAGTGCAAGATATTTCCTTATGGTGGTTGTTTAGGGAATGAAAATAGATTCAACTCTGAAGCAGAATGTCTTCACTATTGTGTCGGTGGTCCTGATC ACACGCTACCCCCTTACTTGGTAACAAAAGGCAGCGTATTTGTGACAACGAGCGTTCCGACGAGCAGTACACCACCCACGACCACATCAAGTACTCCTAGGCCAACGTTCGCACCACCCCAACCAACGAGACCACCAGTACCAAAGGAGAAACGAGGAAAG GAATTGACGTTCATGGAATCAGGATACGAGAAGACGTTCATGTTCGCACAAAGTAACACTTTCATACAACTCGATGGCAGTGGGATAAAGACCTTCCAATTGAG ATTATGCCGTGAAATATCATTCAAATTTCGAACTAAATTACCACACGGCTTGCTCGTCTACCACAGTGTGAAAGATCGTCCAGAGAGTTTAGAACCTTACGCACTTTACGTGATCGTTGAGAAAGGTCAGTTGAAGGTAGTACACGTGTTCGGAAAGAAATCAACCAGTCTGACCGTTGGCGAAGGACTTAACAGAGACGAGTGGCACAGTGTTCTGGTTAGAATCGATGTTCACGGAGCGAAACTTATTGCAAGGGTCGACGAAAAGCAAGCGGAAACTAGCTTAGAAGTTCTCGAACGTGTCGTCAATTATGGCGTTTCCGAGGAATTGGCATCCGTTGTTCTTATTGGAG GATTGAGCTCAGAGGAACGTCTACATGGTGTTAAATACATCATAGAATCTTTTGTCGGCTGCATCAGAGACATGGTCCTTAGTTCCGGCAAGTCGGCAAGCGACTTGTTGCCTATTCTACCATTGATCGCAACGAAGCATGAAAATGTGAAGGAGGGTTGCATAGACAA GTGCTGGACAAGGGAAAATCTTTGCTTCATGTCCGATCAATGCGTCAATCATTATAACAGCCTGACATGTGACTGCTTTGGAACGAAATACGAAGGCGAACGTTGTGACGTCTACA cCGCCACGATTTTAACATTGAGGGGATCATCGTACGTGTCCTTTCGAGTTTACGATTGGAAAGACCGTGTTCATTCCTCGGTGAACAAGATCAGCTTGGCTTTCAAG ACAAAGTTCGACGATTCAGCATTATTTTACGCATCTGGTGAGATCGATGGTACACCGCATTACGTAGCAGCGTCCATCATGAACGGTTCAGTTTACGTTGAATTAGACTTCGGTCATGATTCCAAAATTGCTGCGGTTCTTGGCGATTACGTAACGTCCGATCATTGGAACAATTTAACTATCTTCCACAATGGTTCCTTGATATTCGTGAGTTTGGACGAGGAAGTTAAAGTACTCGAGATACCTGgggaaaattataatatgattataGATCCTGAGATATATATTGGCGGTGGGCCAGAACTTCATAAGAAAAAGGGCTTGGTGtcgtataataatttcgtag gaTCGTTAAAATACGTATTCTTCAACGACAAGTCGATCATCTACGAATTGAAACGATCTAATCCTATGGTTCATTACATCGGTGTGCTAGAACCAGAGTATTACGAGGCCGACGTCGAGGTCATTCCCATTACGTACCCTTTCGCAGGAAGTCACATTTGGTGGCCTATTGAGAAAACGGATTCTCTTAAGCTCAACTTTGATTTTAAAAGTTCCAAACCAATTGCGGTGGTTGCATCGGGAGACGTGAAGAGTAATCGTGGACTTGGTTATTGGGAG cTTCGTTTGGTTAACGACGAAATACGTTTTCAACTGATACCCGtctcgatagaaaatattacggTATCAACCGCTGTTAAATTCCCAACTTACAATACCTCCTGGCATGCCGTAGAACTAAATTACACAAAAGGCGAGCTAAACATTCTAAttgattatagaaataaacagAGCAAACTCTTTGCTATGACTTTTGAATTAGGTGATAAGGTAATCATTGGAAGTGGCAAGGGTAACGCTG GTTTGGTAGGTTGTATGCGAGATATTCAAGTAAATGGTCAAAAGATAGAGCCCAGATACATCATAAATACTGAAAGAGTTGTCGGTGAAGTAGCTTTGGATAACTGCCAATTTGTTGATCCATGTAAAAGACCAAACACTTGCGAACACGGTGGTAAATGTTCTGTGAAAGAAGATCGGATCACTTGTGATTGTACGGATACTGGATATATTGGAAAGAATTGTCATTTTG cagataataaaaaaacttgtGAAGAATTAGCGTTGTTAGGCTATACTCAAGACGACGTTTACACGATTGACATCGATGGAAATGGAAGATTTCCACCTGCTTCAGTAAAATGTGAATTTCAATCTATCGAAGACTCAACCAAGACGATCGTAGAACATAATTTACCATCCCAAGTCGACGTCAGATCCATCTCCGAATCAGACTTTTCGTTTAGTATTAAATACAGACAATTTACTGCAGAGATGCTTCAAGAACTGATCTCTCACTCGCTTTACTGTAGTCAATATGTGAAGTATGATTGTTACAAAGCACCCTTGGAACTTCACAGTGCAACTTGGTTCCTTGGTTCCAAAGGAACAACCGTTGATTACATTGGAAATGTTAACAGAGGTTCTTGTCCATGTGGCA TGAATAGAACTTGTGTCAGCAGCAATTTGAGTTGCAACTGTGATGTGTCATCTGGAAATGCTGGCAAATGGCTCTCCGATGAAGGTTATTATGAGACACCAGATGCGTTAGGTATCACCGGTATGGTATTTTTACAACAAAGAGATCTCGAAGAAGATGCTCAAGGCCGTATTACTTTAGGACCATTGGAATGTGTCGAAACAA ACACACAGAAATACGTTGTAACATTCACGACCTCACAATCCTATATCGAAGTGCCAGGTTGGCGAAAAGGTGATATCGCTTTTAGCTTTCGTACAACAGGAGAGAAAGCTATTCTTCTTTATCAACCACCAATTAGAAGTAATTATCCATCGTTCATGGTAGCACTGACATCAGAATATCGACTAACTTTTAACTTTACTCTCAATACTGGAACTATTCGAGACTTGGAAGTAAACAGTCAACGCAAATTAAATAACGGAGAGTGGCAGAAGATTTGGATCGATTATAACGATTACCATGTTAGATTTATGATTAATACTGATTACGAAATGGTAGATTTGTTGCCCGAAGAAGAGTTTGGTCCATTCGAGGGTTCCATGTTCATCGGTGGTGCTACAGC AGAACATTTGAAGACTTCATCGGTCAGGCAAGGATTAATTGGATGTTTCCGAGGTCTTGTTGTAAATGGTGAAATCTTGGATATCCATAGTTACATGTCGGTACATCTCtctgaaattattaaagattgTAAACCTTCTTGTCAACCTAACAAGTGTCAAAACGGTGCAAGGTGTGTCGAACTTTGGAGTAACTTTGAATGCGTTTGTGAGAACAGATGGGCTCATCAGGGAACTTTCTGTGAAACAA atatcaataataaagCTTTGACGTTTACTTCACCGGGTgcttttctaaaaaaaaattattttggcTCGGATGACGATGGAGAGAAGATATTGTTGAAGAGTATGTTCGAACGAAACATACTAATCAATCTAAGAACTTACGATACTCACTCACTGATACTTTATGCTAACGATCACTTAAACAATTTTGTACATCTTTACATCTCGAATGGCACTAGTATCGTGTATCTCTTCAATGCAgggaatgaaattaaaaatattactgtGCAACACTCAG GTGTTAACACAGGAATATCAGTACAAATAGCCATAATTCATGGAGAAAAGTCTACGACCCTTCACGTgaatgattataatattacattgaaTGCAACTCCTATACTTTTAGATTCTTATTCTAATAAACCTTGGATTAATCCTGAAAAGGAAGTGTTAGCACCTCAAAGACCACCTGCACCACCAACAGATTATTTCCAA ATGAATTTAGGAGGTTTCGATCCAGACGACCTTTTAAGAGTCGGAAAAGAAGGTAATCTAACACAAGGATACGTAGGATGTCTTCGAGGATTGATGATTGGCGAGTATCACGTGGATTTACCAAACTTAGCCAGCGAAGCTAATCACGAAGGTAGCAAAGGTGTCCTTCCCAATTGTCAGATGAAATGCGATGCTATGCCTTGTAAAAACCTGGGTATATGCACAGAAGATTTTGGAAGGCAAGAATCCTCTTGCAATTGCGAATTGACTTCTTATTTTGGTGAACATTGTGCCGATG AGAAAGGTGCCGATTTCAGTGGCGAGAGTGTACTACAACGTGAATTCGACCTCGAGGGAGAAGTGAAGCAAGTGAAAGTACAACTAGCTTTTTCAACGAACGAACTACGGCAGCGAACAACGGCGTTGTTGCTCTTGCAAACAGAAAACAA AAGAAGCTATTACCTACTCGTGGCCTTAACATCGGAGGGTCAACTCATCTTCGAAGAGGATACCGAAGGCGTAGCTTATGGTGTACGTCTCAACGATAGAAACTTCTTGAATGGAGCTAGGCATAGCGTTTATTATGTACGAGAAAATAACACGACCATGCTTTTG ATCGATCGTGAACATGTACAACTTTTACCAATCCCAATACTCAGTTTAGGCGATTACTATGATACTCCAGGATCGACCGAGATTCAACTTGGTGGATTGAATACTACTGATTCTCGATTTGCTGCTTACAAAGGGTACACTGGTTGCCTTAGta acGTTGTTATCTCGATCAATGGCGGACCTATAATGAAACCGCTCGAAGAGTACATGTTATTTACTAAACAAGGCAGTGAAACTGTAAGAGCAACGATACCTGCTGGCGTCAGGAGCGCACAATGTGCTGTTTTCCATGCACAACCACGAGGTCTAGAGCCTCAAAGAAATGACAGTGTT ggACATGATCGAGGATGGGTCGAAGATCCCCCAGAAAGGATTCTCTACAAATCTCAATATTCTGATGCTACTCAAGAGGAACAAGATGCAGGGAcctatatttttatagcttTGTGCTGTTTATTCGTCGGTGCCGTGATAGGATGTATTTATGAAGTATGGCGAAGTGCAAGAAAGGATAGGAGACGTCGACGAAGTGCAGCAGCTGCAGCTAGTAAATCACCGAGTCCGTCGGGATCACAAAGGTGGCAACCTCAACAATACACCGATTCGTTGGTCACGACGACTGGTATTAAAACTATTGGCTTTAAAATTACTGATGATGAAAAAAGGCCAAATGGTACTCATATGAAAGCTACTGCTAAAGAATACAAACCACTGCCTAATACAGAGCCTAAGGAATTAATGAATGATAAAAAGGTTCACATAAAAG CAGACGAGGAACCAGAGAAAAAGGAGCTGCTAGGGGTAAATACAGGCATCGTCAATAAACCTCCGAAACCAAACCCATTc TCAATGGAGGATCTAAGAGAAGAACCAGAATTAGAAGAatgcgaagaagaggaagacgagAATGAGGAAAAAACTGAATTGACGGAAGAGGATGATCAAGAAGAACAGGATGAGGATAACAAAAAGGATGatgatgaggaagaagaagaaaaagaagaagaagaagaagaagaaggagaagaagaaaaggatgatAGTCAAGAGGACGAGGTCCTCTTGAAGTCGGTAAGAGATACGTCACGGAGAATGTCCTTGATCGATAATCCATtgttaaatgaagaaaagggaCTCCTTCAAACGAATTTTTCCGTGACTGgcataaatgaaattaaaaccGAATGTATACCAACTATTAATAACGTTAATACGAATGCTAGCCAAACTACTACTAATATTAAAAAGGATCCACCAAAACGACCAATGAGTTTAGATCTTAGTGTTCCTATTGTGTTCAAAAAGCCACACGGAGAAGCTCGTTTTGAAAAAGTTACGGCAAGATTGATCGATCCTCGCGATAATATGTTCAAAACTTAG